CGAGTAAATCGCGATGATGAGGAGGCCAAGCGGCCCAGTCGCGGTTTCGACAGCTTGCTCTAACGCTTCGAAGAAGCCACCCACGAACGCGACGTGTTCTACGAGCGCGGCCAACGCGACGAACGACACACCTGTCACTCAGCACCCATCGTACCTAAGTCTTGAGGCAACGGCGAGACGAAAATAGTGGTATCGTCTGTCATATTTCGAGTTGTCTTGACCATTGCCGAGGCTGGTGCTGGCACGTCGATTATGCCGCACCCGAAACCCACGACGGTTTCTCGACGGTCGAGTCGTTTTCGAGGAGTTGGTAGTCGATTTGCATCGTCTGTGTCGAGCCGGCGAGCGCGTAGTCCATCGTGGCGGACATCGCGTGGACGCGGCCCGTCTCGTCGACGATGATGGTCCCCTCGAACTGGCTCACGTCGGACGCGCCGCGAACGAGTTTCGTCACGTTCTCGGGAGCCGTCTGCGAGGTGAGCGTCGTGTAGGTGTGGCCGTCTTTCTCCTCTGTCTTCTCGACGGTGTAGCTGTCGTCGACAAACGTGTCGATGAACGAGGCGCTCGCGAGACTCTGCGGTTGTTGTGGCTGGCCGCGCTGGTACTGGACGTTGCCGCCGTTCTGGATGCGGACGAACTGTGCCGTGTCGTTCGCCCAGACGTCGAACTTCACCGACGACGACCCGACCGACTCCGTCACCCGGTACTGATACGGCGAGAAGCCTTCCTCGACCAGCACCTGCTGGCGACGGGTGAACTCGACTGCCTGGTCGTTCTGGACGATGCTGCCGTCGATGGTGATGTCCGTCTCGTAGGACTGTTCGGACAGGGCCTGCGTGTGCGCCGAGACGAGCGCCGTCTCGTTTTGAACGCCGCCGTCTGCGATGCCCGGTGGGGACGCAGAACCGCCCGTAAAGGGGAGCGAACACCCCGAGAGAACGAGCAGCGCGGCGACCGCGAGTGCTGTCGCAATCCGTTGCATGCGCTCACGTCGTGGGGGTGCGTGAAAAAAGACTCCGTTGTCTATCGGACGGAATCGAGGATGAGTTGCTGTTCGACGCGCTTGACTTCGTGCTGGACGTCGCGGACGGCGTCGATATTGGCCGAGATAGAACTTACGCCCTTGTTGACGAGGAACCGAACCATCTGGGGCTTCGAGCCAGCCTGCCCACAGATGCTCGTCTTCACACCGTATTCACGGCACGTCTCGATGGTCTCGCCGATGAGTTTGAGCACGGCCGGGTGCAGTTCGTCGAACCGGTCTGCGACGCGCTCGTTGTTCCGGTCGACGGCGAGGGTGTACTGGGTCAGGTCGTTCGTCCCGAAGGAGGCGAACTTGATGCCCGCCTGGGCGAGTTCCTCGATGGAGAGAGCACTGGCTGGCGTCTCGATCATCACACCCCACGAGCGTTTGCGGGGGTCGATGCCGGCGTGCTCCATGAGCGATTTCGCCTGCACGACGTCCTCGGCGTCGTTTACGAGCGGGAACATGATTTCGACGTTGTCGTAGCCCATCTCGTAGAGTCGGCGGAACGCTTCGAGTTCGTGTTCGAACACGTCAGGTCGGTCGAGGCTGCGGCGGATGCCACGGTAGCCGAGCATCGGGTTGTGCTCGCGTGGCTCGTCTTCGCCACCCTGGAGCTGGCGGAACTCGTCGGTCGGCGCGTCGAGCGTGCGGACGCGGACTGGGCGCGGGTAGAACTCGTCTGCGACGCCGCGGACGCCCTCGACGATTTCCTCGATGTACTCGTCTTCGCCGTGGTCCTTGATGTAGCGCTCCGGGGTCTTACCCGTCGAGAGAATCATGTGCTCGAGACGGAGCAGGCCGACGCCGTCTGCACCCGTCGCGGCGGCCCGGGGGGCAGCCTCGGGGATGGAGACGTTGACCTTCACCTCGGTCGCGGTCATCGGCTTGACCGGAGTCTTCGGGCGGGCTTCCTCGATTGGGTCGCGCTCGGTTGCCTTGTCGGCTGCGCCACCCTCGCGGATGGTGCCCTTGTCGCCGTCCAAGGTGACGACCTGGTCGTCCGTGAGTTCGCGGGAGGCGCTGCCCGTGCCGACGACGGCCGGGACGCCGAGTTCGCGCGAGACGATCGCTGCGTGGCTCGTCATGCCACCTTCGTCGGTGATGATGCCGGCGGCGCGCTTCATCGCGGGCACCATGTCCGGCGTGGTCATCTCGGCGACGATGATGTCGCCTTCACCGACCTTGTCGAGCTGGTCGAGTTTCTTCACGATGCGGACCTTCCCGCTCGCGATGCCTGGGCTGGCTCCGAGTCCGCTCAGGATGACGTCGTCTTTGTGTTTCTGTTTAGCCGAGCCGTTGCCGTCCGTGCTCGCCTTCGCCGCCTCTTTCGAGATGGTGGTGATGGGCCGCGACTGGAGCATGAACGCCTCGCCATCGATGATGGCCCACTCGACGTCCTGTGGGGTGTCGTAGTGTTCTTCGACGATTTCACCGAGTTCGACGAGGCGGGCGATTTCATCGTCGTTGAGGACGCGCTTGTTGCGCAGTTCGTCCTCGACTTCTTTCTCTACGGTCTTGCCCGTCTCCGGGTCTTTGATGCACTGAATCTTCTTGTCGGCGATGGTCACCTCTTCGACCTCGCCGGATTTGCGGTCGACGACGTAGTTGTCCGGAGAGACGGACCCGGAGACGACAGCCTCACCGAGCCCCCACGCGGCCTCGATGATGACGCGGGGTTCGCCCGTCGAGGGGTGGCTCGTAAAGAGGACGCCACTCTTCTTCGAATCGACCATCTGCTGGACGACGACGGCGATGTTCACTTTGTGGTGCTCGAATCCCTGCTGCTGGCGGTAGTAAATCGCGCGCTGGGTGAACAGCGACGCCCAGCACTCGCGAACCTTTTCGAGGAGTTCGTCCTCACGGATGTTGAGGAACGTCTCCTGTTGGCCCGCGAAACTCGCGTCCGGGAGGTCCTCTGCGGTCGCAGAGGAGCGGACTGCGACGAACGCCTCTCCGTCGCCGAGGTTGCGATACGCTTTGAGGATTTCCTCGCGGAGTTCCTCGGGCAGTTCGGTTTCGAGGATGAGTTCGCTCGCGCGCTCGGCCGCCGCGGCGAGCGCCTTCGAGTCGTCGGCATCGACGTCGACGGCTTCGAACAGCTCCTCGTCGATACCGGTTTCTTCGATGAACGTTCGGTACGTACCCGCCGTGACCACGAATCCCGGGGGTACGGGGAGGCCCGCGTTCGTGAGTTCGCCGAGGGACGCACCCTTGCCACCCACGGATTCGAGGTCATCAGCCCTGATTTCGTCCAGCCAGAGTACAGGCATTATCTTCACCCATATGCTGACTAAGTGCGATAAAGAAGGTTCCGGCTCTCGTGACAGACATAGCATAGCACAACCGGACGGTTCGGGCGAAAACTGCGGGCGACGCACGGACTCGGAAATCGTACCCGTTTGACACGAAAGCGGCCGTCAGGCTTCGAGAATCTCGTCTTCGTCGAGCGCGGGAACTACGAGCGACCCGTCGAAAACCGTGATGGCACGCCCACCAACTCGAATCTGGTCTCCCACCCGCACGCGGACTCCGCCAGGCCGCTCGACGAAGTGGCCCTGCTCGAACACCATCTCGTCGGGCATGGAGTCGAACGCGCCGAAGTGCCGGAGGTACGCTCCCGTCGCGCCGCTCGCCGTGCCGGTCACGGGGTCTTCGGGAACGCCTGCTCGCGGGGCGAACATCCGCCCGTGGAGCGTCGAGTGGGCGTCCAGCGCGTCGAAGGTGAACGCGTAGATGCCAGCAGTATCGACCCTCTCGCTCAGTTCTTCGATTTTCGCCATGTCCGGCTCCGCGTTGCTGAGGTGTTCTAAGAAGGTGACGGGGACGACGAGGAATGGAAGCCCGGTGGTGGCGCGGGCGAGTGGTAGTTCGTCCTCGATGTCCGTGAGCCCCGCCGGGTCGATGCCGAGCGCCTCCGCTACCGTCTCGTAGTCGACGTCTACCTCGCGAATCTCCGGCTGACTCTGGGTCATCCAGATGGTCCCGTCTTCCTCCACGTCGATGTCGAGGACGCCGACGTTCGTTTCGAGCGTGTGGGTTCCCGGGTCGATGGCACCAGCCTCGTGGAGGAAGGCGTGGCTCGCGATGGTCGCGTGGCCACAGAGGTCCACCTCCTGGCGGGGCGTGAAGTAGCGAATCCGCCGGTCTGCACTCCCGGTCGAGAGCAAGAAGGCGGTTTCGCTCGCGTTGAATTCGCGGGCGACCGCTTGCATCTGGGCCGCGGAGAGACCGTCGGCGTCGGGCACGAGGCCCGCCGCGTTGCCCGAAAGCGGTTCGTCTGTGAACGCATCCACCAGCAGCGCACGACGTGTCTCCATAGCCCATCCGTCGGCCCCCCGGGGTATCAAGTCTGCGCCGCGGACAGTCCAAAAAAACGGCCATTTTATTTATTAGATATTAGTCCAGAAATTTACCGAGGACAGCCGTATGAGCCTCACAGACAAAATAAAAGGCCTCGTCCCGAGCGGCGAGGAGAAAGTCTACAGTTACCGGTGTCTCGAATGCGAAACGGAGTTCGAATCGCCGGAAGCGCACATGGCGAAGGTCGAATGCCCCAACTGTCACGCTCGGGGCGGCCGGTCCATCGTCTGAAGCCGCCACCGACACGCTCCCGTGGTGGCGGGAGACGTGGCGTCGAACCTGGCGGTACACGTCCCCGTTTTTCGAGCTGGCACGCAGACAGTGCGCCTCGCGCTGATTCATACCACTTAATTGTGCGCGACCCGTCTGCGGCGGTGGTGAACATCTAGTATGGGCGACCTGCCGGACGAATTCAAGTGCACCATCACGAATTGGGAGTACATCTACTCGCTGTGCCGAGAAGTGAGCGACGAGGTCAAAGCGGCGCAGTTCGAACCCGACGTGGTCGTGGCACTCGCCCGCGGTGGCTGGTTCGCGGGTCGTTGTATCTGTGACTTCCTCGGGCTCGACGACCTCACGAGTTTGAAGATGGAACACTACGTGGGCACGGCCCAGAAATCGGGCACGCCAGAGGTGCGCTACCCGATGCCCGAAGGCTCCGTCGAGGGCAAAGACGTGCTCATCATCGACGACATCGCCGACACCGGCGGTTCCATCAAGCGGGCAGACGAGTACGTCCGCGAACGCAACCCCGGCGAAGTCCGCACCGCGACGCTCCAGTTACTCGGCACGAGCGAGTTCGAACCGGATTACGTCGGCGAAAAACTCGAAGAGTGGGCCTGGGTCGTCTATCCGTGGAACTTCATCGAGGACATAATCGACCTCACGAGCGGCGTCATGGTCAAAGCCGGTCAGGACAGCTACACGGCAGAGGACGTCCGCCACTTCCTGAAAGAATATCACGAGGTAGACCGCATCGAGATGGAAATCGCCCAGCCGAATCGACTGCCCGAAGTGCTCTCGGAGATGGAGCGTCGCGGCGTCGTCGAAGCCACGAGCGCCGGCAAGTGGCGACTCGCGGACCACGAAGACGCTGGTGTCTAGGTGAATGAGTTCGCCTGCGCTATCCGCGAAGTCGAGCTGGAGAACTGATAGCGGCGGCGCGTCGTGCAGCGCAGGGCGAGGGAGACGGGGTGTGTGACCGATGAGTCTGCTCTCCATTTTCGCGACGGCCATCTTGCCCATCGTCTCGCTCGCGGGCCTCGGATTCCTCCTCGGCAGAGTCAAGGACGTCGACACCGGTCCGCTCAACACCGTCGTCGTCTACATTCTCGCGCCGGCACTCGTGTTTCACAGTCTCGCGACCACGACGCTCGGCGGCGACACCCTCGTCCGCGTGGTCGGCGGTGTCGCCGTCTACCTCGTCGCGATGGTCGTCATCGGCGAAGCCGTCGGTCGCCTGTTCGGCCGGTCGGAACCGCTCCTCTCCGCGCTCGTCCTCGTGAGCGCCTTTCCAAACTCCGGGAACTACGGCATTCCCGTCGCCGAGTTCGCCTTCGGCGCGACCGGTCGGAGTACGGCCGTCCTCTTTCTCGCCGCCCAGAGCGTCCTCATCTACACGGTTGGCGTCTACATCGCCTCGCGAAGCGGCGGGAAAGACGGCTTCGCGGGCGTGAAACGCGTGTTGCGCATTCCACTCGTCTACGCTGTCATTGCCGCGCTCGCCGTCCGGTATCTCGGCGTCGTCCCGCCCGCAGAGACCACGGCGATGACGACGCTCAAACTCGTCGGCGACTCTTCGATTCCGCTCATGTTGCTCATCCTCGGCAT
This sequence is a window from Haladaptatus sp. QDMS2. Protein-coding genes within it:
- the ppsA gene encoding pyruvate, water dikinase; amino-acid sequence: MPVLWLDEIRADDLESVGGKGASLGELTNAGLPVPPGFVVTAGTYRTFIEETGIDEELFEAVDVDADDSKALAAAAERASELILETELPEELREEILKAYRNLGDGEAFVAVRSSATAEDLPDASFAGQQETFLNIREDELLEKVRECWASLFTQRAIYYRQQQGFEHHKVNIAVVVQQMVDSKKSGVLFTSHPSTGEPRVIIEAAWGLGEAVVSGSVSPDNYVVDRKSGEVEEVTIADKKIQCIKDPETGKTVEKEVEDELRNKRVLNDDEIARLVELGEIVEEHYDTPQDVEWAIIDGEAFMLQSRPITTISKEAAKASTDGNGSAKQKHKDDVILSGLGASPGIASGKVRIVKKLDQLDKVGEGDIIVAEMTTPDMVPAMKRAAGIITDEGGMTSHAAIVSRELGVPAVVGTGSASRELTDDQVVTLDGDKGTIREGGAADKATERDPIEEARPKTPVKPMTATEVKVNVSIPEAAPRAAATGADGVGLLRLEHMILSTGKTPERYIKDHGEDEYIEEIVEGVRGVADEFYPRPVRVRTLDAPTDEFRQLQGGEDEPREHNPMLGYRGIRRSLDRPDVFEHELEAFRRLYEMGYDNVEIMFPLVNDAEDVVQAKSLMEHAGIDPRKRSWGVMIETPASALSIEELAQAGIKFASFGTNDLTQYTLAVDRNNERVADRFDELHPAVLKLIGETIETCREYGVKTSICGQAGSKPQMVRFLVNKGVSSISANIDAVRDVQHEVKRVEQQLILDSVR
- a CDS encoding PhzF family phenazine biosynthesis protein; the encoded protein is METRRALLVDAFTDEPLSGNAAGLVPDADGLSAAQMQAVAREFNASETAFLLSTGSADRRIRYFTPRQEVDLCGHATIASHAFLHEAGAIDPGTHTLETNVGVLDIDVEEDGTIWMTQSQPEIREVDVDYETVAEALGIDPAGLTDIEDELPLARATTGLPFLVVPVTFLEHLSNAEPDMAKIEELSERVDTAGIYAFTFDALDAHSTLHGRMFAPRAGVPEDPVTGTASGATGAYLRHFGAFDSMPDEMVFEQGHFVERPGGVRVRVGDQIRVGGRAITVFDGSLVVPALDEDEILEA
- a CDS encoding phosphoribosyltransferase, which gives rise to MGDLPDEFKCTITNWEYIYSLCREVSDEVKAAQFEPDVVVALARGGWFAGRCICDFLGLDDLTSLKMEHYVGTAQKSGTPEVRYPMPEGSVEGKDVLIIDDIADTGGSIKRADEYVRERNPGEVRTATLQLLGTSEFEPDYVGEKLEEWAWVVYPWNFIEDIIDLTSGVMVKAGQDSYTAEDVRHFLKEYHEVDRIEMEIAQPNRLPEVLSEMERRGVVEATSAGKWRLADHEDAGV
- a CDS encoding AEC family transporter codes for the protein MSLLSIFATAILPIVSLAGLGFLLGRVKDVDTGPLNTVVVYILAPALVFHSLATTTLGGDTLVRVVGGVAVYLVAMVVIGEAVGRLFGRSEPLLSALVLVSAFPNSGNYGIPVAEFAFGATGRSTAVLFLAAQSVLIYTVGVYIASRSGGKDGFAGVKRVLRIPLVYAVIAALAVRYLGVVPPAETTAMTTLKLVGDSSIPLMLLILGIQLARTNYGAALRRAGTANVLKMVVAPVVGLGVAFGLGFTDPTVAKVFVLECAMPAAVTPLILISEFASDQQIGNIAVAEYVSTVVLTTTLVSVPLLTLYIALLETGVLF